DNA from Candidatus Eremiobacteraceae bacterium:
CGTGTAGGTCCACGCTCCCTCCGGATCGCTGTACGTCAGCGTGACGGTTTCGGCTTGCAAGATGTCCGACAGCCCTTCGGCGACGCCGCCGTCGTCGATCGGGTGCCCGTCCTCGATCACCGTCGTCCAGCCGTCTTCTTGCGGGAACAGCGCGAAACTGCGCACCCGTTTGGTAGAGGTCACCGGATCGGGCGTCGGCTCGAGTCCGCGTTCATGCGTCGGGGTTCGCGCGGAATCAGCCATCAATTCATCGAGTGCCCGATGCACTTCGTGCAGCGGCGTGTCGCGCACGTAGACCGTGCCGAATTCGAGGCTCATCGGCTGAAGATGCTGCGCACGACGAAGAACACGTTCTCTCTGCGCTCGGCCATGCGGCGATAGAAATAGGCCGCCCAGTGCGTGCCGAACGGAACGTAGACACGCACGCGATAGCCTTCGCGGCGCAGCTCGCGTTGACGTTCGGAGCTGATGCCGTAGAGCATCTGGAACTCGAACGCATCCTTTGCCATGCCTCGCTCTGCGGCGAACTCGCGCACGGCGCCGATCAGCCGCTCGTCATGGGTTGCGATGGCCGGATACGTGCCGCGAGCGAGCAACGCGAACGCCAATGTCTTGAAGTGCTCGCGGATCGCGGACATGTCTTGCAGCGCCGCCTCGGGCGGTTCTTTGTACGCGCCCTTGCACAACCTCACGCGCCAGCCACGCGCGATCGCGCGCTCGACGTCGGCGTCCGCGCGATGCAGATAGGCCTGGACCACCGGGCCGATGTCTTTGTAGATCGCGCGCCCGCGCTCGAGCAAGCGGTAGGTGGAGTCGACGGTCGCTGAACCTTCCATGTCAAGGCGGATGAACATGGCGTGCGGCCGGGCGGCCTCGATGATGCGCGCCAAGTTCTCGAACGCGAGATCTTCGGAGATCGCCTGGCCGATCGCACTCAACTTGACCGAGACGTTGCAGTCCGCGTGGGTGGCCACGATGCGCTCGATCATCCGCAGATAGGTCTGGGTGGTCTTTGCGGCTTCAGTCTGCGAGTGCACATCTTCGCCGAGGAAGTCGATCGAAGCTGAAAGGCCGTCGGCGTTGAGCGCGGCAACCGCTTCGAGCGCGCTGTCGACCGTCTCGCCGGCGACGAAGCGGCGCGCGAGGAAGAACAGCCGCCGCTGAAGTCCCGGCCGTCGGTTGAGCACGTCGGCGAAGGTGGCCATGAGGACGGTTAGGCTACCACGCGGCGGGGCCGCGCGCCTTGTGCAGGAGTCCCCGCACCGGCGACCGCACGGTGCACGCCATGGCGGACACGCAAGCATCTGTCGCGGCTGCGCCGGTGCAGTCGCCGCTGACAGCCTCCGAACTCACCACGCTGCGTCTGCTGGAAGCGACCTTCGCGCCGGTCGAGTGCGACGTCGATGCGGCGACCGCGCAGGTGGCGACGGCGCTCGGCCTGCTCGCTCCGCACAAGTCCGAACAGCTGCGCGGGCTGCTGCGGATGCTCGAGTCGTCGATGTTCTGTTTCATCTTAAGCGGGCGCTTCTCGCCGTTTTCCGGTCTCGATCACGAGCATCGCACGCGTTTGCTGGTGGCGATGGGCGACAGCTCGTTCCCGCAGCTGCGCACCGGCTTCCAGGCGTTCAAGCGTTTGGGCACGTCTGCTGCGTATTCGGCCGTGGACGCGCGCGGGCGCAATCCGTTGTGGACCGCCGTCGGGTATCCCGGGCCCCGCGGCGACCGGCCCGCGCCTCCACCGCCGCTGCCGATCTTCGAACCCGATGCGGCCGAGCTTCATGCGGATGCGGTCGTGGTCGGTTCAGGCGCCGGGGGAGGCGTCGCAGCGGCGCTGTTAGCGGCCGCCGGCAAGAAGGTGATCGTGCTTGAAGCCGGGCCG
Protein-coding regions in this window:
- a CDS encoding proline dehydrogenase family protein; protein product: MATFADVLNRRPGLQRRLFFLARRFVAGETVDSALEAVAALNADGLSASIDFLGEDVHSQTEAAKTTQTYLRMIERIVATHADCNVSVKLSAIGQAISEDLAFENLARIIEAARPHAMFIRLDMEGSATVDSTYRLLERGRAIYKDIGPVVQAYLHRADADVERAIARGWRVRLCKGAYKEPPEAALQDMSAIREHFKTLAFALLARGTYPAIATHDERLIGAVREFAAERGMAKDAFEFQMLYGISSERQRELRREGYRVRVYVPFGTHWAAYFYRRMAERRENVFFVVRSIFSR
- a CDS encoding NAD(P)-binding protein, which produces MCRSPRTGDRTVHAMADTQASVAAAPVQSPLTASELTTLRLLEATFAPVECDVDAATAQVATALGLLAPHKSEQLRGLLRMLESSMFCFILSGRFSPFSGLDHEHRTRLLVAMGDSSFPQLRTGFQAFKRLGTSAAYSAVDARGRNPLWTAVGYPGPRGDRPAPPPPLPIFEPDAAELHADAVVVGSGAGGGVAAALLAAAGKKVIVLEAGPSTNVADFNQLEADSMARYYLDHALAATDDLGVVLLAGACVGGGTTINWC